The sequence GGGTCAGCTGATCACCAGCCTGAACGCGGTCACCCAGAACCTCGCCGGCCAGGGCGTTGCTCTGCAGACCACCTTGACTCAGGTTCGCGCCGTGGTCGCCGGCCTCAATGTGCGCCGCGACGAACTGATCTCGGCCGCGGGTTCCATTTCCACTGTGGTCGGCCGTCTTTCCGGGATTCTCACCGCAGTGCGCCCCGACCTGGAAGACCTCCTCGACCGCCAGCCCGGGCTCCTGTCCACCATGATCGCCCGCCAGGATCAGTGGGCCACCATGGGCGCCAACCTGCCCGCGGTGCTCAAGGGGCTGGCCCGGATCACCGGCGACAGCACCGCGATGAGCGCACAGGCGTGCGACTTCAACTTCACCCTGTTCAACTTCATGAAACCGATCGTGCCCAGCATCGTCAACGCGGCGACCCCCGGCGGTTGGCGCAAATACTCGGCGCAGTGCAGGTGACCGCCGTGGCAGCCACGCAGGTCCGCAAACGGGTCCTCGAGGACCGCAGCCAAGCGTGGCTGGGCGCCCTCGCGGTGCTGACCCTGACGGCGGTGATCGCCGCTACGACACTGCTCACCACGTTGAACCTCGGAAAGACAACCTATTTCGCCGACTTCCTGCAGGCGGCCAGCATCCGGTCGGGCGATGAGGTCAGCATCGCCGGCGTCCCGGTCGGCACGGTCGAGGACACCGCGCTGGACGGTGACCACGTGATGGTGTCGATGAAGATTCGTCACGACGTGGTCCTGGGCTCGCAGACCCGCGCCGCGATCAAACTGAGCACCGTCTTGGGCGCCCGCTATGTCGAACTGAAGCCGGCCGGCGACGGGACTCTTGACGGCCGGCGAATCACCCTGGCGCACACCAGCGTCCCCTATGACCTGCAGAAGCTGCTGCAAGATTCCACCAACACGTTCGAAGACGTTGACGCGCAGCGGTTTGCCCAGTCGATGCAACTGGTGTCCACCCAGCTGCGCGACGTTCCATCGGTCCTGCCGGATGCGCTGGCAGGCGTGCAGAGCCTCTCGCAAGTCATCGCCGAACGACGCGACCAGATCGCCGGGCTGCTGCGCAGTACCGCCGAGATCGCCGAGATCCTGGGCGGCCAGCAGGCCGACCTCGCCGCCCTGGTCAACCAGGGCCACCAGCTGTTCGGCGAAGTCGTGGCGCGACGGGACGCCGTGCAGCGGCTGATGGAGGCCGCGACAACGCTGGTCAGCACCGCCCGCGACATCACGGTCGGCGACCACGCCCAGCTCGACCGGCTGCTGGGTGACATCCGGCAGGTCACCGCGATGGTGGGCGACCACGACGACCTGCTCCGCAACTTGTTCCAGGCGATGCCGTTGTCGATGCGAAACGTGGCCAACGCCACCGGGTCCGGGCCATTCCTTGACTTCGCCCTGCCCGGCGGTCTGTTGGTGGACTCCTGGATGTGCGCGATCAGCGGCCGCGCAGAGCAATACAGGTGGCCGGAGCGTTACCAATATTTCAAGGACTGCGAATGACCAAGCGGACCATCCTCGTCGCAGCCATCATGGCCGCCGCAGCTGCGGTGTTGGGTGCGGGGTACACGCTGCGGCCGGTGGTGAGTACCGGGCCGCGCACCATCACCGCCCAGTTCGACAACGTCATCGGTCTCTACACCGGCAACACCGTCGCGGTGCTCGGCATGCCGGTGGGTCGGGTGGCCTCGATCAGCCCCAAAAGCAGCTACGTCGAAGTGGTCCTGCAGGTCGACCCGAAGATTGTGCTCCCCGTCGATGTGCAGGCGGTGACCGTGGGAACGTCGATCCTCACCGATCGTCACGTCGAACTCACCCCGCCGTATGCCGGCGGCCCGGCTCTGCCGGACGGTGCCACGCTGCGCCTGGACCGAACCAAGACGCCGATCGAATTCGACCGGGTGCTCAAGATGGTCGACAAGCTCGGCACCGCGCTGGGCGGCGATGGCCATGGTGGCGGACCGATGGCCGATATCCTCACCGCGACTTCGGAGATCACCACCACGAGCGGGCAGCAGCTCAAGACCGCGCTCGGCCAGCTCTCGGCAGCGCTGCGCACCGGGGACGATGACGGGCAGGCAACGCGGCGCAACATCACCACGATCATCACCAATCTGAGCAGGCTCACCGATGCGGCAGCCCGAAACCAAGACGTGGTGCGTGCCTTCGGCTCCGACATCCGGGCGCTCAGCGACATCGTCGCCCAGGAGGGTGTCGGGCGGGGCGCTACCGGACGCGCGCTCAACCAGGTGCTCGAACAGCTCAACACCTTGCTGACCGACAACGGCGACAACCTGACAGCAACGCTGCGCAGCAGCAACGCGCTGACCAAGGCCCTGGTCGACTATCGCCGCGAACTCTCCGAGGTGTTCGACGTCGCCCCGCTGGCGATCGACAACGTGGTCAATGCGATGGACACCGACAACGGCATGCTGCGAGTGGGTGCGCACTTCGATTCGGTGTTCTTCGACAGTTCGATGACCAAAGAGGTCTGCAACATCCTGGGTCTGCGGCAGTTGGGGTGCCGCACCGGCACCATCCGCGACCTGGGCCCGGATTTCGGAATCACGTCCGTGCTCGATGCGATGACGAGGTTGGGGCAGTGACCGGGCGTCGGCTCGTCGGGTTGCCGGTTGCGGCGGCGGCAATGCTGCTCGCCGGATGTTCGGTCGGAGTGGAGCAACTGCCGTTGCCCGCGCCCGGAATCGGCGGCGACAGCTACCACCTGAGCGCGGTATTCTCCAACGCCCTCAACCTGCCGGACCGAGCCAAGGTTCGCCTCGGCGGTGCCGATGTCGGCGAAGTGGTGTCGATGACGGCCAAGGACTACACCGCCGTGGTCGATATGCGGATCCTCGCCGACGTCCGGCTGCCCACCGGAACCACCGCCGAGCTGCGGTCGGCCACTCCGCTCGGCGACATCTTCGTCGCGTTGCGACAACCCGCACCGGCCGACGGTGCGGCGGTTCTCCACGACGGCGACCGCATCCCGATCACCTCGACTCTGGCCGCCGCGACCGTGGAGGAGGTGCTGGCCTCGACGTCGATGCTTGTCAACGGCGGGGTGATCGGCAACCTGACCCGAGTTCTCAACGGGGTGGGCTCCGCCGTGGGGCACGACGGCGAAGGGCTGGCCGCGATGATCCGGGAATCGCGCGCCTTGGTCACCACGATGTCGTCCCGCACCGACGACATCCGCGCGGTGATGCAGCAGACCGCCGCGCTGGCCGACACGCTGAACAGCCAGCGGAACTCGATCAACGATGTGCTGGCGTCGTCGGCGCCGGCACTGAGCGTCATCGCCGACCACACCGCCACCATCGTCGCGTTGCTGAACCAGATGGGTGCAGTAACCAGCCAACTGCAACGGTTCCCGTCGATCGCCGGCGTCGACACCCGCAGCCTGATCCACGACCTCAACGAACTGTCCCGCGCTTTCAACGACACCGCGGTGGATCCGCAAGTCACGATGGACAACTTCGTGCGAATTCTGCCGCCGGTGCTGAAACTGTTCAGCGCCAACGCAGCCCATTCCGATGTCGACCTACAGCAGTTGGCGCTCGGCCACATCCCCGACAAGAACCACCTGGGGGATCCCGAGTTCCACGGCCCCAAGTGGGCCGACTGGGACAACCTGGTCGGATCGTTACGGTACGTGATCAGCCAGCTGGGCGATCGGGTCTGGGGTACCGACCGCGGCCGAATCTGGGGGCCACACCAATGAACGTCGTCGAACCGATCGCCGCGCTGATCCTGCGGACGGTCCGTAGTGGGGTGGCGCACCGGCTGCTGATCTCCGGTCTGGCGCAGATCGCGCTGGTCGTCGTCGGGGTGACGTATCTGCTTTTCGGCGCGTTGCGCGACAACCCGTTCGCCGATCAGATCACGGTGGCGGTGCACTTGGATGAGTCCGGCGGGCTGCTGGCCAACCAGGATGTCACTCTGCGGGGAGTGCCGATCGGCCGGGTGGCCTCGGTCGACTTCACCGGCGACGGGGTGCGGGCGATCGCCCGCATCGACGCCCGCGCCAAGATACCGCGCGACGGCACGATTGCCCGGGTGTCAGGCCTGTCACCGGCCGGCGAGCAGTACCTCAACTTCGAGCCCACCGATACCACCGGCCCGCCACTCACCGACGGAGCGGTGATCGACCGCGCCTACACCGCGGCTCCGATCCCGATCTGGCGGTTGCTCGGCAATGTCGACGGCCTGCTGGCGCAGACCGATCCGGTTCAGCTCAAGGCTGTCCTCGATGAACTCGCGGTCAGCGAGCAGGGGCCCGAGAAGTTGCGGCAGCTGCTCACCGGTAGCCAGCTGCTCATCTCCACGTTGGACGGTGTGCTGCCGCAAACCATGACGCTGCTGCGCAGCAGCCGCCCGCTGTTCAAGATCTTCGACGATTCATCGAATGGAATGCGTTCTATCGCAAGCAATTTGGGAGCCACCCTGGCCGGTGTCACTGACAAGGACGCCGGAATGCGCCGCATGCTGGACGAGACGCCGAAAGTGCTCGCCACGGTCGATCAGGTGATCGCCGACAATTCCGAGACCGCGGTGCAGCTGTTGGGGAACCTGACCACCGTCGCGCAACTGTCCTACGTACGAGTACCGGCGCTGCAGCAGTTGTTCCGCGACGACCGGCCGCCGCTGCTCGACGGGGTCGCCAGCCTGATGCACGGCGGTGGCATATGGGCGATCGCCGACATCTACCCGCGGTATATGTGCGACTACTCGCACCCCCGCGATGTTCCGTTCATCCCGAACTACCCGGAGCCCTACCTGAACACGTACTGCCTCAACGACGACCCCGGGTTACTGATCCGCGGCGCCCGCAACGCTCCCCGCCCGCCCGGCGACGACACCGCCAATCCTCCCCCCGGTTGGGATCCGCTGCGGCGCACCGATCCCACTCCGGTCGGCCCGCACACGATCCCACTGCCCTACGGCGGCCCGGCCATGCCGCCGGAATCCGAGCCGCACCGACAGGGCATCCCGTGGAACTGACAAGGAGATAACGCATGCTCGACACGCAGTTGCCGACCGAAGCCAAGGAGCTTGCCGAGCTCCCCGACGGCGCAGCCGACAGCACTCCTGCCGACGGAGGCGCCCACCCGCATGACGGGACAGCGACGGTGTCGCGAAAGCTGCTGCCGCAACTGGTGATCGGCGCATTGACACTACTGGTCGTCACGCTCGCCGCGTGCTGCGGATACCTGGGTTGGCAGAACAAGAGTCATCGCGACATCGAGGCTGCCGGCGCGGCGGCCCAACGCGTTGCGCAGGACTATGCCGCCACCTTGACGTCTGTGGACAGCAACAACCTGGACGCGAACTTCGCCGCCGTGCTGGACGGCTCCACCGGCGAGTTCCACGACATGTACCGTCAGTCCAGCGCCCAGTTGCGGCAGATGCTGCTCGCGCGAAAGGCGACCGGGCACGGCGTCGTCATCGACTCCGCGATCAAGTCGGCGACCAAGGACCGAGTCGTGGTGCTGTTGTTCGTCGATCAGACCGTGACCAACACCGACGTGCCGGACCCGCGCATAGACCGCAGCCGCATCGTGATGACAATGCAGCAGATCGGCGGTCAATGGAAAGCCGCGAAAGTGGAGTTGCCATGAGTAGCAAGATCACTGCCCTGCGCGACGATTGGATCATGCGCTCCATGCTGTCCCGGGTGGGTGACATCCCGGAGTCGGTGCTGCTGCCCATGCTGCGCCAACTCGCCGACAACAGCGAGGCAGTGGACGCCGGGTGGGAAGCGTTGATCGCCACACGCATCCGCCCCCGGGCACGGCTGGCCCCCCGCGAGTCGTGGCGGCGGCGCTACGGGCAGTTCGTCCGAGAATTGGAGTGGGCCATCACCGGGTTGGTGGAGGTACTGCCACGAGACGATGTTGAACACCTGGTCTCCGACGCCGTCGCGAGCCGCTTGCGTCGGTGGCTGCGGATCCTGCTGCCGGCCTTCAACACGGTCACCCTGGTCCCGCGCGGGCTGTACCCGAGTGTGATGGACGCCGGGGTCTCCGTCGCGACTTTCTTGGTCGGCCCGATCCAGCGGTCCGGCGTCGAACCCGACGGCACTCTGGTATATGAGATACCCGAGTGCGCCATGCACACTGCCACGGAGACAGGTGTGGCGCAGGAGCATTCGTGCCTGATGGCCTGCAAGGCCGCCTGCGAGAAAGTGTTCGACAAAGATTCAGCCATGCCCTTGGAGTTCGACCCCCATCTGCCCGGACTGTCCTGCACGCTGCGGGTTCACCCCGCCGCGAGTCACCCCAACAGATAGGACCGATTGTGACCAACTCGAACACTGCCGGCGCCGACTTCGCCGCGTACACGCCGCTTTACGAGGAATACGACTACACCATCGATGACTACGACGGTGAACTGCCCGAGGAGCTGCAGGGCACCCTGTACCGCAACGGCGCCGGCAAGCTCGATGCCGGCGGGCAGGCGCTGGGTCACCTGTTCGACGGCGACGGGATGCTGTCGCTGTTCTCCATCGCGGGCGGATCGGTGCACTACCGCAACAGGTATGTGCGGACCAAGCATTACCGCAAATCGCTGACCTCCCACGGTGCGCCCTACCGTGCACTGGGAACCATGCGCCCGGGCGGAATACTGACCAACGCACTGCGGTTCCCGGCCAACGTGGCCAACACCAGCGTGGTGATGCACGCCGGAAAGCTACTGGCGCTGTGGGAGGGCGGCCCGCCCACCGAGCTCAATCCCGACACGCTCGACACCATCGGTATCCACAACTTCGACGGCGAGCTGAAATGGCTGGGCGCGTTCTCCGCGCACCCCAAGTGGGACCCGGACACCAAGGAGATGTTCAACTTCGGGCTGGCGATGGTGCCGTTCCCGAAACTGATCTGCTATCGCGTCGACCGCGCAGGCGCGTTGCACCGGCTGGGTCAGCTGAAGCTGCCGTTCGCAATGTTCAACCACGACATGGGCCTGACCAGTAAGCACATGGTGTTCGCGATTCCGCCGCTGATCTTCCCGACCTCCAAGCTGATGGGCGCCGGATTCGGGCTGCGCAACTTCATCGACGCCATCGAATACGACGCCTCCCGCGGCACCATGATCGGCCTGGTGCCCCGCGATGGTGGCAAACCGCGGGTGCTGTACACCGATCCGCTGCTGCACCTGCACTTGGCCAACACCTACGAGGACGGCACCGACACGATCGTGGAGCTGGTGCACTACGACTCGACCTGGGAAGAACTCAACGGTCAGCTCTCGAGTTTGAGCACGGACCGGGCCAGTGAGGTCGGGTCTTACGGGGGGACGTTGCTGAGACTTCGGATCACCAAATCCGACAAGGTTATTCACGAGCCGCTGTCGGAGCTTCGCGGCGAGTTCCCGTCGTTCAATATCTTCCGGACCAGCCGGCCGAACCGCTACACCTATCTGTCCGCGGACGCCGACGGCAGCAATTACCCGAATGCGGTGGCCAAGGTCGACAACACCACCGGCGCGGTGGTCACCCACCAGTTCCCGTACGGCCACCAGCCGCACGAGGCCGTTTTCGCCGCCCGTCCCGGCGGCACCGACGAGGACGACGGCTGGTTGCTGGTGGCCACCCAGGACGGGGTGAACAACCGTGCCGCCCTGGCCGTATTGGACGCCAAGCACGTCGACGCCGGGCCGGTCTACACCGGCCGGCTGCGGCATCACCTGCCGCTCACCTTCCACGGCAGTTTCACTCCGCGGGTGGCGCAGCCTACTGGGTGATCGCCGCGAACTCCGGGGCGATCAGGTCGGCCACCCGCGCCCACGGCACGGTGATCACCGCGAGACCACGGCCGAACTGATAGTCGCCGAAGTGCAACTCGATGCCGTCGGCGGTGGGGATCCAGTACTTGAAGTTGATATCGAGCGGCGCCACCTCGTTGCCGAACTGCCAGGTGCCCTGCCTGGGCGGCGCGTACTCGGTCGGCAGGATCTGCTTGGTCTGCTCGGCCAGCCGGGCCAGGCCGGCCGGTTTGTCGACGAATAAATTGTCCCAAGTGATCAGGATGCCGCTGCGTTTGTCGAATACCCGGGTGGCCACCGCATGAAAAGGCATATTCGGCATATCGGTGTTGTATTCGCCGACGAAAAGCTCTGAGACAGTGATCGGACGGAATGACAAGGTGCCGGTGGAATTGAACGTCCAGGGAACGGTCTTGCTTGCGCTGGGCTCGTACGTCGCGACTTGGCCGCGGGCCTCGGCATCGATCACGTCGTTGATCGCGGCCGCAACGTTCTCATCACCCCCGGCGACACGTTGATATCGAACTTCCCAGGTGCCCAAATGATCCGGTCTTGTTCCGGCGATCACGTCGGGGATCGCGGCGTAGCCGCCGGCGGCGCCGGGTTCGGCCGACACCGGAGGCACTCGGACCGGTACGGCGATGGCCCAGGCGGCCACCAGCATCAGCGTGCAGATAATTCTCCGTCGCCCCATGCTATTTCCTCCGCCAGCGTCAGATTTAAAATCCAAGAATAGTCGACGGATGAAATTCCGGCATGAGAACAGCGGGAAATGACTTTTACGACCGTACCGATAATCCCATCGCAGCCGTCGTCGAAAACTCGGCGGATCCGGCGGGCCGAGCAGCGGCGGCGCGCTGGAGCGCGGCGCGGGGACCCCCTCTGGTAATTACTAGGACATCCTAGTATTCTCGGGGCCGGGCCGATCCGGTCCCCACTCGCCACTGAAAACACTCCCGGGATGACCGCATGAGCACACAGATTCCGCACTTCATCGATGGCCACCGAAACGCCGGCACCTCGCAGCGCACCACCGACGTCTTCGACCCCAACACCGGCGAGGTGCAGGCCACCCTGCCGCTGGCCAACCAAGCCGACGTCGACGCCGCGGTCACCTCCGCGGCAGTGGCCCAGCGCGATTGGGCCGCCTACAACCCGCAACGCCGGGCCCGGGTGATGATGCGTTTCATCGACCTGGTCAACAGCCATGTCGATGAGCTGGCCGAGCTGCTCTCCCGCGAGCACGGCAAAACCCTCGACGACGCCCGCGGCGACATCCAGCGCGGCATCGAGGTGATCGAGTTCTGCGTCGGCATCCCGCACCTGCTCAAGGGTGAGCACACCGAAGGCGCCGGCCCGGGCATCGACGTGTTCTCGCTGCGCCAGCCGCTGGGTGTGGTCGCCGGGATCACCCCGTTCAACTTCCCGGCGATGATCCCGCTCTGGCAGGCCGGACCGGCCCTGGCGTGTGGAAACGCGTTCATCCTCAAGCCTTCCGAGCGCGACCCGTCGGTGCCGGTGCGTCTTGCCGAGCTGTTTGTCGAGGCCGGTCTGCCCCCGGGGGTGCTGCAGGTGGTGCACGGCGACAAGGAGGCCGTCGACGCCCTGCTGCACCACCCGGGCGTCGCTGCGATCGGCTTCGTCGGCAGCTCCGACATCGCGCAGTACATCTACTCGACCGCCACGGCCAACGGCAAGCGCGCGCAGTGCTTCGGCGGCGCCAAGAACCACATGATCGTGATGCCCGACGCCGACCTGGACCAGGCCGTCGACGCTTTGATCGGCGCCGGCTACGGCAGCGCCGGCGAGCGCTGCATGGCGATCTCGGTGGCGGTGCCGGTCGGCGAGCAGACCGCCGACCGGCTGCGGGCCCGGCTGGTGGAGCGGATCAACAACCTACGGGTGGGCCACAGCCTGGACCCGAAGGCCGACTACGGGCCGCTGGTCACCCGGGCCGCCCTCGAGCGGGTCAACGACTACATCGCCCAAGGCGCGGCCGCCGGCGCCGAGCTGGTGATCGACGGCCGCGAACGGGCCAGCGACGACACCCAGTTCGGTGACGCCGACCTGACCGGCGGCTTCTTCGCCGGGCCGACGCTTTTCGACCACGTCACCACCGAGATGTCGATCTACACCGACGAGATCTTCGGTCCGGTGCTGAGCATCGTGCGCGCCCACGATTACGAAGAGGCGTTGCGGCTGCCCAGCGAGCATGAATACGGCAACGGGGTGGCGATCTTCACCCGCGACGGCGACACCGCCCGCGACTTCACCTCCCGGGTCCAGGTCGGCATGGTCGGGGTGAACGTGCCGATTCCGGTGCCGGTGGCCTATCACACCTTCGGCGGCTGGAAGCGCTCCGGCTTCGGCGACCTCAACCAGCACGGTACCGCGTCCATCACCTTCTACACCAAGGTCAAGACCGTCACCCAGCGCTGGCCGTCTGGAATCAAGGACGGCGCCGAATTCCACATCCCCACAATGCAATAGGCCCGCGCTCATGAACACGATCTTGGATGACGAAGAACGGGTGATCGTCGACACCGCAGCGGCGTTCGCCGACAAGCGCCTGGCCCCGTATGCACTGGAATGGGATGCCACCCACCACTTTCCGGTCGACGTGATGCGGGAGGCGGCCCAGCTGGGGATGTCGGCGATCTACTGTCGCGACGACGTCGGCGGCTCCGGGCTGCGCCGGCTGGACGGGGTGCGGATC is a genomic window of Mycolicibacter heraklionensis containing:
- a CDS encoding Mce protein; translation: MLDTQLPTEAKELAELPDGAADSTPADGGAHPHDGTATVSRKLLPQLVIGALTLLVVTLAACCGYLGWQNKSHRDIEAAGAAAQRVAQDYAATLTSVDSNNLDANFAAVLDGSTGEFHDMYRQSSAQLRQMLLARKATGHGVVIDSAIKSATKDRVVVLLFVDQTVTNTDVPDPRIDRSRIVMTMQQIGGQWKAAKVELP
- a CDS encoding MlaD family protein — protein: MNVVEPIAALILRTVRSGVAHRLLISGLAQIALVVVGVTYLLFGALRDNPFADQITVAVHLDESGGLLANQDVTLRGVPIGRVASVDFTGDGVRAIARIDARAKIPRDGTIARVSGLSPAGEQYLNFEPTDTTGPPLTDGAVIDRAYTAAPIPIWRLLGNVDGLLAQTDPVQLKAVLDELAVSEQGPEKLRQLLTGSQLLISTLDGVLPQTMTLLRSSRPLFKIFDDSSNGMRSIASNLGATLAGVTDKDAGMRRMLDETPKVLATVDQVIADNSETAVQLLGNLTTVAQLSYVRVPALQQLFRDDRPPLLDGVASLMHGGGIWAIADIYPRYMCDYSHPRDVPFIPNYPEPYLNTYCLNDDPGLLIRGARNAPRPPGDDTANPPPGWDPLRRTDPTPVGPHTIPLPYGGPAMPPESEPHRQGIPWN
- a CDS encoding MCE family protein, whose protein sequence is MAATQVRKRVLEDRSQAWLGALAVLTLTAVIAATTLLTTLNLGKTTYFADFLQAASIRSGDEVSIAGVPVGTVEDTALDGDHVMVSMKIRHDVVLGSQTRAAIKLSTVLGARYVELKPAGDGTLDGRRITLAHTSVPYDLQKLLQDSTNTFEDVDAQRFAQSMQLVSTQLRDVPSVLPDALAGVQSLSQVIAERRDQIAGLLRSTAEIAEILGGQQADLAALVNQGHQLFGEVVARRDAVQRLMEAATTLVSTARDITVGDHAQLDRLLGDIRQVTAMVGDHDDLLRNLFQAMPLSMRNVANATGSGPFLDFALPGGLLVDSWMCAISGRAEQYRWPERYQYFKDCE
- a CDS encoding carotenoid oxygenase family protein, whose amino-acid sequence is MTNSNTAGADFAAYTPLYEEYDYTIDDYDGELPEELQGTLYRNGAGKLDAGGQALGHLFDGDGMLSLFSIAGGSVHYRNRYVRTKHYRKSLTSHGAPYRALGTMRPGGILTNALRFPANVANTSVVMHAGKLLALWEGGPPTELNPDTLDTIGIHNFDGELKWLGAFSAHPKWDPDTKEMFNFGLAMVPFPKLICYRVDRAGALHRLGQLKLPFAMFNHDMGLTSKHMVFAIPPLIFPTSKLMGAGFGLRNFIDAIEYDASRGTMIGLVPRDGGKPRVLYTDPLLHLHLANTYEDGTDTIVELVHYDSTWEELNGQLSSLSTDRASEVGSYGGTLLRLRITKSDKVIHEPLSELRGEFPSFNIFRTSRPNRYTYLSADADGSNYPNAVAKVDNTTGAVVTHQFPYGHQPHEAVFAARPGGTDEDDGWLLVATQDGVNNRAALAVLDAKHVDAGPVYTGRLRHHLPLTFHGSFTPRVAQPTG
- a CDS encoding MCE family protein, with the translated sequence MTKRTILVAAIMAAAAAVLGAGYTLRPVVSTGPRTITAQFDNVIGLYTGNTVAVLGMPVGRVASISPKSSYVEVVLQVDPKIVLPVDVQAVTVGTSILTDRHVELTPPYAGGPALPDGATLRLDRTKTPIEFDRVLKMVDKLGTALGGDGHGGGPMADILTATSEITTTSGQQLKTALGQLSAALRTGDDDGQATRRNITTIITNLSRLTDAAARNQDVVRAFGSDIRALSDIVAQEGVGRGATGRALNQVLEQLNTLLTDNGDNLTATLRSSNALTKALVDYRRELSEVFDVAPLAIDNVVNAMDTDNGMLRVGAHFDSVFFDSSMTKEVCNILGLRQLGCRTGTIRDLGPDFGITSVLDAMTRLGQ
- a CDS encoding CoA-acylating methylmalonate-semialdehyde dehydrogenase, which gives rise to MSTQIPHFIDGHRNAGTSQRTTDVFDPNTGEVQATLPLANQADVDAAVTSAAVAQRDWAAYNPQRRARVMMRFIDLVNSHVDELAELLSREHGKTLDDARGDIQRGIEVIEFCVGIPHLLKGEHTEGAGPGIDVFSLRQPLGVVAGITPFNFPAMIPLWQAGPALACGNAFILKPSERDPSVPVRLAELFVEAGLPPGVLQVVHGDKEAVDALLHHPGVAAIGFVGSSDIAQYIYSTATANGKRAQCFGGAKNHMIVMPDADLDQAVDALIGAGYGSAGERCMAISVAVPVGEQTADRLRARLVERINNLRVGHSLDPKADYGPLVTRAALERVNDYIAQGAAAGAELVIDGRERASDDTQFGDADLTGGFFAGPTLFDHVTTEMSIYTDEIFGPVLSIVRAHDYEEALRLPSEHEYGNGVAIFTRDGDTARDFTSRVQVGMVGVNVPIPVPVAYHTFGGWKRSGFGDLNQHGTASITFYTKVKTVTQRWPSGIKDGAEFHIPTMQ
- a CDS encoding MlaD family protein — protein: MTGRRLVGLPVAAAAMLLAGCSVGVEQLPLPAPGIGGDSYHLSAVFSNALNLPDRAKVRLGGADVGEVVSMTAKDYTAVVDMRILADVRLPTGTTAELRSATPLGDIFVALRQPAPADGAAVLHDGDRIPITSTLAAATVEEVLASTSMLVNGGVIGNLTRVLNGVGSAVGHDGEGLAAMIRESRALVTTMSSRTDDIRAVMQQTAALADTLNSQRNSINDVLASSAPALSVIADHTATIVALLNQMGAVTSQLQRFPSIAGVDTRSLIHDLNELSRAFNDTAVDPQVTMDNFVRILPPVLKLFSANAAHSDVDLQQLALGHIPDKNHLGDPEFHGPKWADWDNLVGSLRYVISQLGDRVWGTDRGRIWGPHQ
- a CDS encoding RsiV family protein, which gives rise to MGRRRIICTLMLVAAWAIAVPVRVPPVSAEPGAAGGYAAIPDVIAGTRPDHLGTWEVRYQRVAGGDENVAAAINDVIDAEARGQVATYEPSASKTVPWTFNSTGTLSFRPITVSELFVGEYNTDMPNMPFHAVATRVFDKRSGILITWDNLFVDKPAGLARLAEQTKQILPTEYAPPRQGTWQFGNEVAPLDINFKYWIPTADGIELHFGDYQFGRGLAVITVPWARVADLIAPEFAAITQ